A window of Aptenodytes patagonicus chromosome 1, bAptPat1.pri.cur, whole genome shotgun sequence genomic DNA:
ttttaagctgttgagTCAGAGTGCTGGCAAAAAAGTGAATTATCTGGTTTTCAAATCCATGTGGCTTTTCTTGGGTCTGCTCAGATAGGAGCCTGCCCCAGAAAACAGAAGGCTACTACACAGAAGTCTGCTGTTAACTGGCTCGTTAAATTAAGCCATTAAAGGCTTTTATCAAACCTTATTCTATAAAGTGTATTTTAGAGGCGCATCATTTAGCAGATGAGAGAGAATGTTTACGTAAGAAGAATGCAATACAACCAAGCAGTAACACTTAGAAATCCTTAAAATTTGTAATCCAGACTGTAGCAGAAAGCCTTTGGGTTTTACTGTCTGAGACCTTGCACTCCTTGTTTATCTAGCGAGAACCCCAAGGTCAGGAGTGGCTTTTAGGCATGCTAGGAACACCTTCTGTCTTGGAAATAAACTGGGTGCATTTGTGTTCTTTCCCGTAGGGATTTCGTGTTGATTTACCTATCAAGTCTGCACGATACCGTGGACAGTACAGTAGCTATCCTATCAAGCTCTTTTATACCTCCAACATTCCCATCATTCTGCAGTCTGCCTTAGTTTCGAACCTCTATGTTATTTCCCAGATGTTGTCTGTCCGTTTTAGTGGCAACTTCTTGGTGAACTTATTAGGACAGTGGGCAGTAAGTATTTTAGCACTTTTTTAACTGCAtaaaattatatgtatatattacttCGTTGTGAAACTTTGGTATTTAACCAGCAGAAAACTGGAAGACTTACTTTTTAACATTTGTATACAAAAGCTGTTTGAAACGTTGAAGAGGAATTCCTCTATCAATACAGGATAGGAATGTGAGATCTGCGAGAAATAACtaattgcctttttcttcccctctcacAGGATGTCAGTGGCGGTGGCCCTGCTCGCTCTTATCCTGTTGGTGGCCTGTGCTACTACTTGTCCCCTCCAGAATCCATGGGTGCAATATTTGAGGATCCTGTCCATGTAATAGTTTATATAATATTTATGTTGGGATCCTGTGCGTTCTTCTCAAAGACTTGGATTGAGGTGTCTGGGTCATCAGCAAAAGATGTAGGTGTTCTGATAAACGTGCCTCAATGTTTTCAAATGCTGCCTCTAATTTAGAACTGACTGGGCTACTAACAACTGATCAGTTATTACTCTGACTAGATATCAGGTGACTACGAAACACCGCAGCAGTTTCATAAAATTATGGTTTTTGCAGGTTGCCAAGCAACTCAAAGAACAGCAGATGGTGATGAGAGGCCACAGGGATACTTCAATGGTTCATGAGCTTAACAGGTAAGGAAAGGCTGACGTCCAACGGTGCCGCTGTACCAGGCGGTTAAGAGTGCTGGGGAGGTGTTGACCGGAGCAGATACTCTCGGAAAAATCTGAGACCTGTTTCCACTGCAAATGTCAAGATTGTTCCCATTCAGCTGTCGCCTTTCATAGTAACATCGAAGATGTTTATAGCAGTAGTTAAGAGATTAACCCGTAGTCTCTTTTGTTGAAGTGGCATAATGAGGGAATTTGGGTTGAATCTCTTCCATGTTTGTAAAAGGAAGATCCCTTGATTTTTACAGGTGTTTAATTTACCATTACTGAACTAAGATGACACCACAAAAGCGGTATTTTATGCAGTATTGCAAAGCCTGCAGATCTATATTGAAAGGTAGATTTATCCCTACATATTTCAGTCAAAGCAGTCATTCTTGGTCCCATGGAGGTTACCTAGCATGCCCACATATAAAATTGTTGTACTTTTAATTGAAAAACTTTGCCAGCGTTCAATTATTCACACAGCTTTCCTAtcagtgaatatttattttagtttctacGTTGTGCAAACACGGAAGATGGTAAGAGCTAATGGCAGAGTTGCATTTGCAATGCTAAATTTGTTGCTCGATGTTCTAGTTGGTTGTTTTAGTAGTAGATGTATTGTTAGAATCTTTGGATGAAAATCCACGATGATGaatactttcttctttcctcttttttcgtTGGCACAGGTATATCCCTACGGCAGCTGCATTTGGTGGTTTGTGCATTGGTGCCCTTTCAGTATTGGCTGACTTTCTAGGAGCCATTGGATCCGGCACTGGCATTCTGCTTGCAGTCACTATTATTtatcagtattttgaaatatttgtaaaagaacAGGCTGAAGTTGGAGGAGTAGGTGCATTATTTTTCTAGATGTCCAAATATTTCATGGTTTGTGTGAAAGGGAAAGTATTTTGACAACATGCGTCATTTAGTCCAataatgctattttctttttacttgttttaaagTGCGACCTGTCCCATTACTGTAATGGGCATTGAGCAATGCCTGTGTGCAGCATTAGTACCAGCTGCCTTAAGAATAAAGTTTACATTATCTTGTTTAAGTATTATCTAGTGTTGCCTGTAATGCTGGAAACCAATTCATCTACCTTGCTGTTCAAACACTACAGTGAGATGGTAAAATTTATCAGTTTGATACCGGTAAACATTTTTGCACACAGCATTAAAATGTTAACTTCATTTCCCTGTccttaacaggaaaaaataaaataaaatctgagttCGGATTGCCACGTGCCAGTATTCGTGACAAAATTTATTTGTAGCCCATATTTTACATCaggtttttttatacttttttaactTGCATTTCCCCATCATCGAACTCGGCACTCCTTATTCCTTTGCGGTGTCTCCACCCAGGCACCCTTCTCTTAGCTCTAAGGCTGGACAAGC
This region includes:
- the SEC61A2 gene encoding protein transport protein Sec61 subunit alpha isoform X3; this translates as MSSDSADPFYWMRVILASNRGTLMELGISPIVTSGLIMQLLAGAKIIEVGDTPKDRALFNGAQKLFGMIITIGQAIVYVMTGMYGDPAEMGAGICLLIIIQLFVAGLIVLLLDELLQKGYGLGSGISLFIATNICETIVWKAFSPTTINTGRGTEFEGAVIALFHLLATRTDKVRALREAFYRQNLPNLMNLIATVFVFAVVIYFQGFRVDLPIKSARYRGQYSSYPIKLFYTSNIPIILQSALVSNLYVISQMLSVRFSGNFLVNLLGQWADVSGGGPARSYPVGGLCYYLSPPESMGAIFEDPVHVIVYIIFMLGSCAFFSKTWIEVSGSSAKDVAKQLKEQQMVMRGHRDTSMVHELNRYIPTAAAFGGLCIGALSVLADFLGAIGSGTGILLAVTIIYQYFEIFVKEQAEVGGVGALFF